The Streptomyces sp. NBC_01276 genome contains the following window.
TCGCCCGCCGGAGCGGTGGCCCTACTGTGGCGCGGTGCAGACTCAAGTGATCGTTCTCAATGGCGGATCCAGCTCCGGCAAGTCGGGGATCGCCCGGTGCCTGCAGGCCGTCCTGCCGGATCCGTGGCTGGTCTTCGGGACGGACACCCTGGTCGACGCGATGCCGGCGTCGATGCGGGCGATGGACGGGGGCATCGAGTTCGCTCCGGACGGCGAGGTCGTCGTCGGTCCCGCGTTCCGGGCACTGGAGGCGGCCTGGATCGAGGGGATCGCCGCGATGGCGCGGGGCGGGGCCCGGATCGTCGTCGACGAGGTGTTCCTCGGCGGGGCGGCCTCCCAGAAGCGCTGGCAGCAGGCCCTGGGCGGGCTGCGGGTGCTGTGGGTGGGTGTCAGGTGTGAGGGCGCCGTGGCCGCGGGCCGGGAGATCGCGCGGGGCGACCGGACCGTGGGGATGGCCGTCTCACAGGCGGAGCTCGTCCACCGAGGCGTGGTCTACGACCTGGAGATCGACACCACCCACGCCGAGTCGATGGAGTGCGCACGGGCCATCGCGGGCCGCGCCGGGTGATCGACGGCAGGGCCGGCGCGCGTGGACGACCCCGAGGGGGCGGGGCGGTCCGGCGCACTCGGGCGAGGGGCACCCCGGAGCTCGCCCGGCGCCGGTCAGGGGGTGGGCGGGGCCTCCGCCGCCTCGCGGAGGCGGGCGTACTCCTGGGCCATGGACTCCGCGGTCCAGTGGGCGTTGAGGCCGCTGGGGTTGGGCAGTGCCCAGATGTGGGTGGTGCCGATGGTCCGCTCCTGAGGGCCGATCCGGGCCCGGCGGTCGCCGAAGGCGGTGCGGTAGGCGGTGACGCCGACCACGGCGAGCCAGTCGGGCCGCAACCGCTCGACCTTCGCCGTCAGGATCCGGCCGCCCTCACGGAACT
Protein-coding sequences here:
- the cpt gene encoding chloramphenicol phosphotransferase CPT, whose product is MQTQVIVLNGGSSSGKSGIARCLQAVLPDPWLVFGTDTLVDAMPASMRAMDGGIEFAPDGEVVVGPAFRALEAAWIEGIAAMARGGARIVVDEVFLGGAASQKRWQQALGGLRVLWVGVRCEGAVAAGREIARGDRTVGMAVSQAELVHRGVVYDLEIDTTHAESMECARAIAGRAG